A single window of Liolophura sinensis isolate JHLJ2023 chromosome 6, CUHK_Ljap_v2, whole genome shotgun sequence DNA harbors:
- the LOC135469197 gene encoding tetraspanin-5-like: MAARRVISPILKYFLFFVNFIFWLAGLGLMIIGAWVLNEKQKEVRDALDFFLDPSCVMCLTGSVTVFLAMVGGMGALRENQILLKIYHYTLSTILLGEIVLAVLLFVFYYVPDARTKLQLFPEKTFNDAIVKYRDDDDMKDLIDTIQEGLQCCGLSNTDEGYKDWNKNIYFNCTDDKSVIVSSESCSVPPSCCIRKAGDLINLQCGANALKQESSKIGNTIYTDGCIKALGTWIEAHALVVGGIALGILLPQVVLICLTRNFDDQISAQKSMWKRR; the protein is encoded by the exons ATGGCGGCTAGACGTGTGATCAGCCCCATACTCAAGTACTTTCTGTTCTTTGTCAATTTTATATTTTGG CTGGCCGGCCTGGGCCTGATGATCATCGGTGCATGGGTACTGAACGAGAAGCAGAAGGAGGTGAGGGATGCCTTGGATTTCTTCCTCGACCCGTCCTGTGTCATGTGCCTCACTGGTTCTGTCACCGTCTTCCTCGCCATGGTCGGCGGCATGGGCGCCCTCCGGGAAAACCAAATACTTCTGAAAATT TACCACTATACTTTATCCACCATCTTGCTGGGAGAGATTGTCCTGGCTGTccttttgtttgtgttttactatGTCCCTGATGCCAGAACAAAGCTTCAACTCTTCCCAGAAAAAACCTTCAACGACGCCATCGTTAAGTATAGAGACGACGATGATATGAAAGACCTAATAGATACGATACAAGAAGGG CTGCAGTGCTGTGGTCTGTCAAATACTGATGAAGGCTACAAGGAttggaataaaaatatttattttaactgcACGGATGACAAGTCAGTGATCGTGTCGTCAGAGAGCTGCTCCGTTCCACCATCTTGTTGTATTAGAAAAGCC GGGGATCTCATAAATCTCCAGTGTGGTGCAAATGCCCTGAAGCAGGAATCT TCCAAGATAGGAAACACTATTTACACGGACGGATGTATTAAGGCACTGGGCACGTGGATAGAGGCGCATGCGCTGGTAGTAGGTGGAATAGCGCTTGGCATCCTTCTACCACAG gTTGTCCTCATTTGCTTGACGAGGAATTTCGACGACCAAATCAGCGCCCAAAAGTCAATGTGGAAACGGAGATGA